From the genome of Thunnus thynnus chromosome 1, fThuThy2.1, whole genome shotgun sequence, one region includes:
- the LOC137183484 gene encoding uncharacterized protein — MGSNSSKGQWRGEFEGPKRPKHLQRRVRDILKQRKKQMQDRPIIPLGSPADTVAKQVGDYFVLPFSYDMCGGTDGIWPLGGSFDPSKIKLLNEMVREEMNPDWDYGYMRICAAKWEEIARKHKPPKAKSKPSSASIKHVKQKHDETLCLVLIAAHTSAADVQQLSAALQIWSTAEEKIMNKFPDKVRKQATALIHWWIDLQPQPSVEGLLRQLRCGGVNLDWLIQEKHESPPQLPQSPPQLPEQPVDSKPADIPHVKAEEGKESIKEKEDGNIPDDSQTKIICVTEKQIQQRESERVMDADWFFREFRGQLTNIPNPLTKLTAFHTWLRVICIICNMRPAGVSMLLDLAYGSKWKKVSKNFHIPSADWPNIDSLTAWLDGACVASIEKSAWENADFLAVMCCYQKPKEPVTDFLQRFEQVWDSSVGVAMDYNSGFTIFTLVNCLQPDVAEIFKLQKLDWQMSTFAQAKNTLSSMEHMGMFESQSRALQTWSGGSRQSRRDKRRDQCFSCGRFGHWARDCRAKRRDQCFYCGKFGHWARDCRARIHQHALTYA; from the coding sequence ATGGGGTCCAACAGTTCAAAAGGTCAGTGGCGGGGAGAGTTTGAAGGTCCCAAAAGACCTAAACATTTACAGAGAAGGGTCAGGGACATCCTGAAGCAACGGAAAAAACAAATGCAAGACAGGCCGATTATTCCACTTGGCAGCCCGGCTGACACTGTCGCAAAGCAAGTAGGAGATTACTTTGTTTTGCCTTTCAGCTATGACATGTGTGGTGGGACCGATGGGATTTGGCCTTTAGGCGGCTCATTTGACCCGAGTAAAATTAAACTGCTGAATGAAATGGTCAGAGAGGAGATGAATCCTGACTGGGATTATGGATACATGCGCATATGTGCTGCCAAATGGGAAGAAATAGCCAGAAAGCATAAACCACCAAAAGCTAAATCTAAACCATCCTCCGCCTCGatcaaacatgtcaaacaaaAGCATGACGAGACGTTGTGTTTGGTCTTAATCGCTGCTCATACTAGTGCTGCAGATGTCCAACAGCTGTCGGCTGCCCTGCAGATTTGGAGCACTGCAGAGGAAAAGATAATGAATAAATTTCCAGATAAAGTCAGGAAACAAGCCACTGCCCTGATTCACTGGTGGATTGACTTACAACCTCAGCCCAGTGTTGAGGGTTTGCTCAGACAGCTCAGATGTGGGGGGGTAAATCTTGATTGGCTCATTCAGGAGAAACACGAGTCGCCTCCTCAGCTTCCACAGTCGCCTCCTCAACTGCCTGAACAACCTGTTGACAGCAAGCCAGCAGATATTCCACATGTTAAagcagaggaaggaaaggaaagtaTAAAAGAAAAGGAGGATGGAAATATTCCAGATGATTCCCAGACGAAGATTATTTGTGTGACGGAAAAGCAAATTCAAcagagagaaagcgagagggTTATGGACGCTGATTGGTTCTTCAGAGAGTTCAGGGGCCAATTAACAAACATTCCTAACCCGCTTACAAAACTGACAGCCTTCCACACATGGCTGCGCGTTATTTGCATTATCTGTAACATGCGTCCTGCTGGCGTCAGCATGTTATTGGACTTAGCTTACGGCTCCAAGTGGAAAAAAGTGAGCAAAAATTTTCACATCCCCAGTGCTGATTGGCCAAACATCGATTCCTTGACAGCATGGCTGGACGGCGCCTGTGTCGCCTCTATTGAGAAAAGCGCGTGGGAGAACGCTGACTTCCTCGCTGTAATGTGTTGCTATCAAAAACCAAAAGAGCCGGTGACAGATTTCCTGCAGCGTTTCGAACAGGTGTGGGATTCCAGTGTAGGCGTAGCGATGGATTACAACAGCGGGTTTACGATTTTCACTCTTGTAAATTGCTTACAACCTGATGTTGCCGAGATTTTCAAACTGCAAAAACTTGACTGGCAAATGTCAACCTTTGCTCAGGCCAAAAACACGTTGTCAAGCATGGAACATATGGGCATGTTTGAGTCACAAAGCAGAGCTTTACAAACGTGGTCGGGAGGTTCGAGACAGTCACGCAGAGATAAGAGAAGAGATCAGTGCTTCAGCTGTGGAAGGTTTGGACACTGGGCCCGAGACTGTAGAGCTAAGAGAAGAGATCAATGCTTTTACTGTGGAAAGTTCGGACACTGGGCCAGAGACTGTAGAGCTAGAATTCATCAACATGCTCTCACATACGCATAA